From the Pseudomonas sp. SORT22 genome, one window contains:
- a CDS encoding LysR family transcriptional regulator, which yields MENRHLRYFLAIADTGSITRAAEHLGIAQPALSQALVRMENELGVKLFERSRRGAVLTPAATAIIDDIRVSLARIDAATQRARAIGAKRAGRLIIGFVSTALFGALPRALDRMQANYPGVEVVLREMSNAEQGLALQRGEIDIGLLHTPVSIQGNMREKLISQDPLIAVLPSGYALGEDGKVGMEQLAATGLVWFPEQQLPLIRNAIVGTFRRLGYPIEIIQEANRTLTVVAYVAAGRGVSLLPATVQALQFEGMKYSEIRDGADLPHFELSAIWPAQSKPTMADRFAELLFAR from the coding sequence ATGGAAAACCGTCACCTGCGTTACTTCCTGGCAATCGCCGACACCGGCAGCATCACCCGCGCCGCAGAACACCTGGGGATTGCCCAGCCGGCGTTGAGCCAGGCCCTGGTGCGGATGGAAAACGAGCTGGGGGTCAAGCTGTTCGAGCGGTCGCGGCGCGGCGCCGTGCTGACCCCTGCGGCTACCGCGATCATCGATGACATCCGCGTCAGCCTGGCCAGGATTGACGCCGCCACCCAGCGTGCCCGCGCCATCGGCGCCAAACGGGCCGGCCGGCTGATCATCGGCTTCGTCTCCACGGCATTGTTCGGCGCCCTGCCCCGGGCACTGGACCGCATGCAGGCAAACTACCCGGGTGTAGAAGTGGTGCTGCGCGAGATGAGCAACGCCGAGCAGGGCCTGGCCCTGCAACGGGGCGAGATCGATATCGGCCTGCTGCACACGCCGGTGTCGATCCAGGGCAACATGCGCGAGAAGCTCATCAGCCAGGACCCGCTGATTGCCGTGCTACCCAGTGGCTACGCGCTGGGCGAAGACGGCAAGGTGGGCATGGAGCAACTGGCCGCCACCGGGCTGGTATGGTTTCCCGAACAGCAGTTGCCGTTGATTCGCAATGCCATTGTCGGCACGTTTCGCCGCCTCGGGTACCCGATCGAGATTATCCAGGAGGCCAACCGCACCCTGACGGTCGTCGCCTACGTTGCCGCCGGCCGGGGGGTTTCGCTGTTGCCGGCAACGGTGCAGGCCCTGCAATTCGAAGGCATGAAGTACAGCGAGATCCGCGATGGCGCCGACTTGCCGCACTTCGAGCTCAGTGCCATCTGGCCTGCCCAGTCCAAGCCGACCATGGCCGACCGCTTCGCCGAGCTGTTGTTTGCCCGCTAA
- a CDS encoding amidohydrolase family protein produces the protein MTQDGERTISQAHTAEGFADRWCAQGAAVISAIDSHAHVFVQGLRLAPERRHTPDYNACVDDYARHLAANRISHGVLVQPSFLGTDNTFLLAALERYPSRFRGVVVVAPDIDEPQLQALALQGVVGVRLNLIGVPLPALRSLLWQGFLARIKALDWHVEVQCQAQDLPGLLSVLLASGCKVVVDHFGRPDPRQAEADPGFEYLLRQGDSARLWVKLSAAYRCAQPAADPGGRAFGRRATRLLMQAFTSERLLWGSDWPHTQHRQWVDYAAAKSALADWVPDPLERHDVVCQTPKKLFKFNP, from the coding sequence ATGACCCAGGATGGCGAAAGGACGATCAGCCAGGCACACACCGCCGAAGGGTTTGCCGATCGTTGGTGCGCACAAGGCGCAGCGGTGATCAGCGCGATAGACAGCCACGCTCACGTTTTCGTCCAGGGCTTGCGCCTTGCTCCAGAGCGGCGACACACGCCGGACTACAACGCCTGCGTGGATGATTACGCCCGCCACCTGGCAGCCAACCGGATTTCCCATGGCGTGTTGGTACAGCCGAGTTTTCTTGGCACCGACAATACCTTTCTGCTGGCCGCGCTCGAACGCTATCCGTCGCGCTTTCGTGGCGTGGTGGTGGTCGCGCCGGATATCGACGAGCCACAGTTGCAAGCGCTGGCGCTGCAGGGTGTGGTCGGCGTCCGGCTGAACCTGATCGGTGTCCCCCTGCCGGCGCTGCGCAGCCTGCTGTGGCAAGGTTTTCTGGCACGCATCAAGGCCCTGGACTGGCACGTCGAGGTGCAGTGCCAGGCCCAGGACCTGCCGGGCCTGCTCAGCGTACTGCTGGCCAGCGGCTGCAAGGTAGTGGTCGACCACTTTGGCCGCCCGGACCCACGCCAGGCCGAGGCCGACCCGGGCTTTGAGTATTTGCTGCGCCAGGGCGACAGCGCCCGGCTGTGGGTCAAGTTGTCGGCTGCCTATCGCTGTGCGCAGCCGGCTGCCGACCCCGGCGGCCGGGCCTTTGGGCGACGGGCCACGCGGCTTTTGATGCAGGCCTTTACCAGTGAGCGGCTGCTCTGGGGCAGTGACTGGCCTCATACCCAGCACCGCCAATGGGTCGATTACGCCGCGGCGAAGTCGGCGCTGGCCGACTGGGTGCCTGACCCGCTCGAGCGCCACGACGTGGTGTGCCAAACCCCGAAGAAACTGTTCAAGTTCAATCCATAA